From one Dama dama isolate Ldn47 chromosome 4, ASM3311817v1, whole genome shotgun sequence genomic stretch:
- the HIPK4 gene encoding homeodomain-interacting protein kinase 4, whose protein sequence is MATIQSETDCYDIIEVLGKGTFGEVAKGWRRSTGEMVAIKILKNDAYRNRIIKNELKLLRCMRGLDPEEAHVIRFLEFFHDALKFYLVFELLEQNLFEFQKENNFAPLPARHIRTVTLQVLRALARLKELAIIHADLKPENIMLVDQTRCPFRVKVIDFGSASIFSEVRYVKEPYIQSRFYRAPEILLGLPFCEKVDVWSLGCVMAELHLGWPLYPGNNEYDQVRYICETQGLPKPHLLHAARKAHHFFKRNPHPDAANPWQLKSSADYLAETKVRPLERRKYMLKSLDQIETVNGVGVASRLTFPDREVLAEHADLKSMVELIKRMLTWESHERISPSAALRHPFVSMQQLRSAHETTRYYQLSLRSCRLSLQVEGKPPTSVLAAAEDGPPYYRLAEEEAAMGLGSTGGSGPFFREDKAPGMQRAIDQLDDLSLQEAGRGLWGETQADMIPDVLAPLKAAAVGRRLPESSPEPILAYYGSRLVGRHKIRKPPAGSKSDSNFSNLIRLSQASPEDDAPRRASGWAEGERLGASAEPPVIPQRDGDGPDIKDMTMDAESPGPELFDPNSCPGEWLSEPDWTLEGLRGPRAQGLPPRHTHPHGPPRATSFLQHVGGHH, encoded by the exons ATGGCCACCATCCAGTCAGAGACTGACTGCTACGACATCATCGAGGTGCTGGGCAAGGGCACCTTCGGGGAGGTGGCCAAGGGCTGGCGGCGAAGCACGGGCGAGATGGTGGCCATCAAGATCCTGAAGAACGACGCCTACCGCAACCGGATCATCAAGAACGAGCTGAAGCTGCTGCGCTGCATGCGGGGCCTGGACCCCGAGGAGGCCCACGTCATCCGCTTCCTCGAGTTCTTCCATGACGCCCTCAAGTTCTACCTGGTCTTCGAGCTGCTGGAGCAAAACCTGTTCGAATTCCAGAAGGAGAACAACTTCGCACCCCTCCCCGCCCGCCACATCCGCACGGTCACCCTGCAGGTACTCCGGGCCCTGGCCAGGCTCAAGGAACTCGCCATCATCCACGCTGATCTCAAGCCCGAGAACATCATGCTGGTGGACCAGACCCGCTGTCCGTTCAGGGTCAAG GTGATCGACTTCGGCTCGGCCAGCATATTCAGCGAGGTGCGTTACGTCAAGGAACCCTACATCCAGTCCCGCTTCTACCGGGCCCCCGAGATTCTACTGGGACTGCCCTTCTGCGAGAAGGTGGACGTGTGGTCCCTGGGCTGCGTCATGGCTGAGCTGCACCTGGGCTGGCCCCTCTACCCAGGCAACAATGAGTACGACCAGGTGCGTTACATCTGTGAGACGCAGGGCCTGCCCAAGCCCCACCTGCTGCATGCCGCCCGCAAGGCCCACCACTTCTTCAAGCGCAACCCGCACCCCGATGCCGCCAACCCCTGGCAGCTGAAGTCCTCGGCTGACTACCTGGCTGAGACCAAG GTGCGCCCACTGGAGCGCCGTAAGTACATGCTCAAGTCGCTGGACCAGATTGAGACGGTGAACGGTGTCGGGGTGGCCAGTCGGCTGACCTTCCCGGACCGCGAGGTGCTGGCGGAGCACGCCGATCTCAAGAGCATGGTGGAGCTGATCAAGCGCATGCTGACCTGGGAGTCGCACGAACGGATCAGCCCCAGCGCCGCCCTGCGCCACCCCTTCGTGTCCATGCAGCAGTTGCGCAGCGCCCACGAGACCACCCGCTATTACCAGCTCTCTCTGCGCAGCTGCCGCTTGTCCCTGCAGGTGGAGGGAAAGCCACCCACGTCGGTCTTGGCCGCCGCAGAAGACGGGCCCCCCTACTACCGTCTGGCCGAGGAGGAGGCGGCCATGGGCCTGGGCAGCACGGGGGGCAGCGGGCCCTTCTTCCGAGAGGACAAGGCCCCCGGCATGCAGAGGGCCATCGATCAGCTGGACGACCTGAGCCTGCAGGAGGCGGGGCGTGGGCTCTGGGGCGAGACCCAGGCCGACATGATCCCCGACGTGCTGGCCCCACTCAAGGCTGCCGCCGTGGGCCGCCGGCTGCCCGAGTCCAGCCCCGAGCCCATCCTGGCCTACTACGGCAGCCGCCTGGTGGGCCGCCACAAGATCCGCAAGCCACCGGCAGGCTCCAAGTCTGACTCCAACTTCAGCAACCTGATCCGGCTGAGCCAGGCCTCACCTGAGGACGACGCCCCGCGCAGGGCCAGCGGCTGGGCGGAAGGAGAGCGCCTTGGGGCCTCTGCTGAGCCGCCGGTCATCCCGCAGCGCGATGGGGATGGGCCGGACATCAAGGACATGACCATGGATGCTGAG AGTCCAGGCCCTGAGCTCTTCGACCCCAACAGCTGTCCTGGGGAATGGCTGAGTGAGCCAGACTGGACCCTGGAGGGCCTCAGGGGGCCGCGGGCTCAGGGGCTCCCCCCACGCCACACCCACCCACATGGTCCACCCCGGGCCACCAGCTTTCTGCAGCACGTCGGCGGGCACCACTGA
- the PRX gene encoding periaxin, with product METPRRSPQELRRAELVEIIVETEAQTGVSGINVAGGGKEGIFVRDLREDSPAARNLSLQEGDQLLSARVFFENFKYEDALRLLQCAEPYKVSFCLKRTVPTGDLALRPGTVAGYEIKGPRAKVAKLNIQSLSPVKKKKMVMPGALGAPADLAPVDVEFSFPKFSRLRRGLKAEAVEGPVPAAPTRRRLQLPRLRVREVAEEAQVARLAAAAPPPRKAKAEAEVAAGPRFTAPQVELVGPRLPGAEVGVPQVPAPKGEAAPAAEAVSGFALHLPTLGLGAPAAPAVEPAAVGIQVPQVELPSLPSLPALPTLPCLETREGAVAVTVPTLDIAAPTVGVDLALPGAEVEPRGEAPEVALKMPRLSFPRFGARAKEAAEAKVKGPKLRMPTFGLSLLEPRPAAPEAPESKLKLPTIKMPSFGIGVSPPEVKVPKGPEVKLPKVPEVKLPKMPEPVLPEVRLPEVELPKVSEMKLPKVPEMAVPEVRLPEVQLPKVPEMKLPKVPEMAVPEVRLPEVQLPKVPEMKLPEVKLPKVPEMAVPEVRLPEVQLPKVPEMKLPKVPEVICPEMKLPKVPEVICPEMKLPKVPEMAVPEVRLPEVQLPKVPEVKLPEVKLPEVKLPKVPEMAVPEVRLPEVQLPKVSEMKVPDVKLPEVKLPEIKLPKVPEMVVPDVHLPEVHLPKVSEMRLPEVQAPKVPEVHLPKAPEVKLPKAPEVQLKAARVEEAEGMDFGFKMPKMTLPKLGRAESPSRGKPSEAGAEVSGKLVTLPCLQPEVGSEARVGVPSLTLPSVELDLPGALGLEGQAAAEVGKGEQAEAAGVGEVAFRLPSVEIVTPQLPTLEEGQAEVTEAKVKPSSKFSLPKFGLSGPKVTKAEAEGAGRAAKLKVSKFAISLPRARVGTEVEAKGMEEAGLLPALDLSIPQLSLDSHLPTGKAEVAGADIKLKGPRFGLPKFGVRGRDTEAGELVPGTAELEGKSKGWDGKVKMPKLKMPSFGLARGKEADISGGRVSPGEKSESTAVQLKIPEVELVALGAEEEGRVEEEAAGGRGRLAGLQVSPAKQVGTEAQDGGLRMPLGISLPQVELTGFREATPGQQAESSAPPAEGTAGYRVHMPQVTLALPGAQAAGGELLVGEGVFKMPAVTVPQLELDVGLSREVQDGEAATSEGGLKLKVPTLGARAGAGADGPSDQSAGAERTFHLSLPDVELSPPAVGTHAEYQVAEGEGDAGHKLKVRLPRFGLARAKEGAEEGEKAKSPKLKLPRVGFSQSEAVSGEGSPSPEEEDAEGGGEGASGRRGRVRVRLPRVGLAAPSKASRGQEGEAVPKSPSGEKSPKFRFPRVSLSPKTRGGSGDQDEGGFRVRLPSVGFSETGPPGSTRMEGAQAAVI from the exons ATGGAGACCCCTCGCCGCTCTCCACAGGAGCTGAGGCGGGCGGAGTTGGTGGAGATCATCGTGGAGACAGAGGCGCAGACCGGGGTCAGCGGCATCAACGTAGCGGGAGGCGGCAAGGAGGGAATCTTCGTCCGCGACCTGCGTGAGGACTCGCCAGCGGCCAGGAACCTCAGCCTGCAGGAAG GGGACCAGCTGCTGAGCGCCAGAGTGTTCTTCGAGAATTTCAAGTACGAGGACGCGCTCCGTCTGCTGCAATGCGCCGAGCCTTACAAGGTCTCCTTCTGCCTGAAGCGCACTGTACCCACCGGGGACCTGGCGCTACGGCCCGGGACCGTGGCCGGCTACGAGATCAAGGGCCCGCGGGCCAAGGTGGCCAAGCTG aaCATCCAGAGTCTGTCCCctgtgaagaagaagaagatggtGATGCCCGGGGCCCTGGGGGCCCCTGCAGACTTGGCCCCTGTTGACGTCGAATTCTCCTTTCCCAAGTTCTCCCGTCTTCGTCGAGGCCTCAAAGCCGAGGCTGTCGAGGGTCCTGTCCCAGCTGCCCCCACCCGCCGGCGCCTCCAGCTGCCTCGGCTGCGGGTCCGAGAAGTGGCCGAAGAGGCCCAGGTAGCCAGGCTGGCCGCCGCTGCTCCTCCCCCCCGGAAGGCCAAAGCAGAGGCCGAGGTGGCAGCAGGACCCCGTTTCACGGCTCCCCAGGTGGAGCTGGTTGGGCCCCGGCTGCCAGGTGCCGAGGTGGGTGTCCCCCAGGTCCCAGCCCCCAAGGGAGAGGCAGCCCCTGCAGCAGAGGCCGTCAGCGGCTTTGCCCTCCACCTGCCAACCCTTGGGCTGGGAGCCCCAGCTGCCCCTGCCGTGGAGCCTGCGGCTGTAGGGATCCAGGTCCCCCAAGTGGAGCTGCCCTCCTTGCCCTCGCTACCTGCTCTGCCCACACTTCCCTGCCTGGAGACCCGGGAAGGGGCTGTGGCAGTGACGGTGCCCACCCTGGACATAGCAGCGCCTACCGTGGGGGTGGACCTGGCCTTGCCTGGTGCAGAGGTGGAACCCCGAGGCGAGGCGCCCGAGGTGGCCCTGAAGATGCCCCGCCTCAGTTTCCCCCGCTTTGGGGCCCGAGCAAAGGAAGCTGCTGAAGCCAAGGTGAAGGGGCCCAAGCTTCGAATGCCCACCTTCGGGCTCTCTCTCCTGGAGCCCCGGCCTGCTGCCCCCGAAGCCCCCGAGAGCAAGCTGAAGCTGCCCACCATCAAGATGCCCTCCTTTGGCATTGGGGTCTCGCCGCCGGAGGTCAAGGTGCCCAAGGGGCCTGAGGTGAAGCTCCCCAAGGTCCCAGAGGTCAAGCTCCCCAAAATGCCAGAGCCAGTCCTTCCAGAGGTGCGACTCCCAGAGGTGGAGCTCCCGAAGGTGTCAGAGATGAAGCTTCCGAAGGTGCCAGAGATGGCCGTGCCCGAGGTGAGACTTCCAGAGGTGCAGCTGCCAAAAGTCCCGGAAATGAAGCTGCCAAAGGTGCCGGAGATGGCCGTGCCCGAAGTGCGTCTCCCAGAAGTGCAGCTGCCGAAAGTCCCGGAGATGAAACTCCCCGAGGTGAAGCTCCCGAAGGTGCCAGAGATGGCCGTGCCGGAAGTGCGTCTCCCAGAAGTGCAGCTGCCAAAAGTCCCAGAGATGAAGCTGCCGAAGGTGCCCGAGGTGATATGCCCGGAGATGAAGCTGCCGAAGGTGCCCGAGGTGATATGCCCGGAAATGAAACTCCCGAAGGTGCCGGAGATGGCTGTGCCGGAAGTGCGACTCCCAGAGGTGCAGCTGCCGAAAGTCCCCGAGGTGAAACTCCCTGAGGTGAAACTCCCCGAGGTGAAGCTCCCGAAGGTGCCGGAGATGGCCGTGCCGGAAGTGCGTCTCCCAGAGGTACAGCTGCCGAAAGTCTCGGAGATGAAGGTCCCTGACGTCAAACTCCCCGAGGTGAAGCTCCCGGAGATAAAACTCCCCAAGGTGCCGGAAATGGTCGTGCCCGACGTTCACCTCCCGGAAGTGCATCTGCCAAAGGTGTCGGAGATGCGGCTGCCAGAAGTGCAGGCTCCCAAGGTCCCGGAGGTGCATCTGCCGAAGGCACCAGAAGTGAAGCTGCCCAAGGCTCCGGAGGTGCAGCTAAAAGCTGCCAGGGTAGAGGAGGCAGAGGGCATGGACTTTGGCTTCAAGATGCCCAAGATGACCTTGCCCAAGCTAGGGAGGGCGGAGTCCCCATCTCGGGGCAAGCCGAGTGAGGCAGGCGCTGAGGTCTCGGGGAAGCTGGTGACACTTCCCTGTCTGCAGCCAGAGGTGGGCAGTGAGGCTCGTGTGGGTGTCCCCTCTCTCACACTGCCCTCGGTGGAGCTAGACCTGCCAGGGGCTCTTGGCCTTGAGGGGCAGGCTGCTGCCGAAGTGGGCAAAGGGGAGCAGGCAGAAGCAGCTGGGGTCGGGGAAGTGGCCTTCCGGTTGCCTTCCGTGGAGATCGTCACCCCACAGCTTCCCACACTGGAGGAAGGGCAGGCAGAGGTGACAGAGGCGAAAGTCAAGCCCTCCTCCAAGTTCTCCCTGCCCAAGTTTGGACTCTCAGGGCCAAAGGTGACCAAGGCAGAGGCTGAGGGGGCCGGACGAGCTGCCAAGCTGAAGGTGTCCAAGTTCGCCATCTCACTCCCCAGGGCTCGGGTGGGGACCGAGGTGGAGGCCAAGGGTATGGAGGAGGCAGGTCTGCTGCCCGCCCTCGACCTGTCCATCCCGCAGCTAAGCCTGGATTCCCATCTGCCCACAGGCAAGGCAGAGGTTGCCGGGGCCGATATCAAGctcaaggggcccaggttcggcCTGCCCAAGTTTGGGGTCAGGGGTCGGGACACTGAGGCGGGAGAACTAGTGCCAGGGACGGCTGAGCTGGAGGGCAAGAGCAAGGGTTGGGATGGGAAGGTGAAGATGCCCAAGCTGAAGATGCCCTCCTTTGGGCTGGCTCGAGGGAAGGAAGCAGACATCTCGGGTGGGCGAGTCAGCCCCGGGGAAAAGTCAGAGTCCACAGCTGTGCAGCTTAAGATCCCCGAGGTGGAATTGGTTGCTCTGGGGGCCGAGGAGGAGGGGCGGGTAGAGGAGGAGGCAGCCGGTGGCCGAGGACGGCTCGCAGGCCTGCAAGTGTCCCCAGCCAAGCAGGTGGGCACTGAGGCCCAGGACGGGGGACTGAGGATGCCACTGGGCATCTCCCTGCCCCAGGTGGAGCTCACCGGCTTTAGGGAGGCCACCCCGGGCCAGCAGGCTGAGAGTTCGGCCCCTCCAGCAGAGGGCACAGCAGGCTACAGAGTCCACATGCCTCAAGTGACCTTGGCTCTACCTGGAGCCCAGGCGGCGGGTGGCGAGCTGTTGGTGGGCGAAGGTGTCTTCAAGATGCCCGCTGTGACAGTGCCCCAGCTTGAGCTGGACGTGGGGTTGAGCCGAGAGGTGCAGGACGGGGAGGCCGCCACCAGTGAGGGTGGGCTGAAGCTGAAGGTGCCTACGCTGGGGGCTAGAGCTGGGGCCGGGGCTGATGGGCCAAGCGACCAGTCTGCAGGGGCAGAGCGCACCTTCCACCTCTCCCTGCCCGACGTGGAGCTCTCCCCGCCCGCCGTGGGCACCCATGCTGAGTACCAGGTGGCAGAGGGCGAGGGAGATGCCGGACACAAGCTCAAGGTGCGGCTGCCCCGGTTTGGCCTGGCACGGGCCAAGGAGGGGGCTGAGGAAGGTGAGAAGGCCAAGAGCCCGAAACTCAAGCTGCCCCGCGTGGGCTTCAGCCAGAGCGAGGCGGTCAGTGGAGAAGGCTCCCCCAGCCCTGAGGAGGAGGACGCGGAGGGCGGTGGGGAAGGGGCCTCCGGGCGCCGAGGTCGCGTCCGAGTTCGCTTGCCCCGTGTGGGCCTGGCTGCCCCTTCCAAGGCCTCCCGGGGGCAGGAGGGTGAGGCAGTGCCCAAGTCTCCCAGTGGGGAGAAGTCACCCAAGTTCCGCTTCCCCCGGGTGTCCCTAAGCCCCAAGACCCGGGGCGGGAGCGGGGACCAGGATGAGGGTGGATTCCGGGTGCGGCTGCCCAGTGTGGGGTTTTCCGAGacgggccctccaggctccacgaGGATGGAGGGGGCTCAGGCTGCTGTCATCTGA
- the SERTAD1 gene encoding SERTA domain-containing protein 1, protein MMLSKGLKRKREEEEEEQEKETLAVDAWWLDPSHSAVAQAPPAVASSSLFDLSVLKLHHSLRQSEPDLRHLVLVVNTLRRIQASMAPTAALPPVPTPPTAPSVADNLLASSDAALSASMASLLEDLSHIEGLSQAPQPLVDEGPLGRPAGGASPSLGALDLLGPATGCLLDDGLEGLFEDIDTSMYDSELWTPVSESHKSSPEDGPGKEVGPDLDEAELDYLMDVLVGTQALERPPGPGR, encoded by the coding sequence ATGATGCTGAGCAAGGGCCTGAAGCGAaagcgggaggaggaggaggaggagcaggagaaggaaaCCCTGGCAGTGGACGCCTGGTGGCTGGATCCCAGCCACTCAGCAGTAGCTCAGGCGCCCCCGGCCGTGGCCTCCAGCTCTCTCTTTGACCTCTCGGTGCTCAAGCTCCACCACAGCCTGCGGCAGAGTGAGCCGGACCTGCGGCACCTGGTGCTGGTAGTGAACACGCTGCGGCGAATCCAGGCATCCATGGCACCCACGGCTGCCCTGCCACCTGTGCCCACCCCGCCTACAGCCCCCAGCGTGGCTGACAACCTGCTGGCCAGCTCTGATGCTGCCCTCTCAGCCTCCATGGCCAGCCTCCTGGAGGACCTCAGCCATATTGAGGGCCTGAGCCAGGCCCCACAGCCCCTGGTAGACGAGGGGCCACTAGGCCGCCCCGCCGGGGGAGCCTCACCCAGCCTGGGCGCCTTGGACCTGCTGGGCCCAGCCACTGGCTGTCTGCTGGACGATGGGCTCGAGGGCCTGTTTGAGGACATTGACACATCCATGTATGACAGTGAACTCTGGACACCAGTCTCTGAGAGCCACAAATCCAGCCCTGAAGATGGACCAGGCAAGGAGGTAGGTCCAGATCTGGACGAGGCCGAGCTGGACTACCTCATGGACGTGCTGGTGGGCACACAGGCACTGGAGCGACCCCCGGGGCCGGGGCGTTGA